The sequence AAAGCGATTCATATAGTCAACGCATGGGCAACAGAACAAAGATTGGTTCTAGGTCAGACAAAGGTAAAGAATAAATCCAATGAGATTACAGCAATCCCAGAATTAATCGAGGTATTAGAACTATGTGGATGCTTAGTAACTATAGATGCGATGGGGACTCAGACGAAGATAGCTAAGTTGATTCAAGATAACGGTGCTGATTATTGTCTGGCATTGAAAGAAAATCAGCCAAATCTTTTCCAGGAGGTAGTAAATTTATTTGACCAAGCAGAAGAGAGTGATTGGTCAGAGGTAGAGCATGATTTCCATCGCACTATCGAAAAGGGTCATGGAAGAACGGAAATACGTCGTCATTGGACAATGCCAGTCACAGAATTGTTCTTTGATGAGTCGAAATGGTCTGGTCTGCAAAGCATTGGCTTAATCGAATCTGTCAGAAAAGTCGATGGCGAAACAACAACGAATAGACGATATTATCTCAACAGTTTTAGCAGTAATGCTCAAGTACTAGCTCATGCTGTACGCAGTCATTGGGGTGTGGAGAACAATGTCCATTGGGTCTTAGACGTAGCTTTTAAAGAGGATGATTCTCCAGTCCACTCCGACCATGCCCCCGAAAACCTATCCCAATTGAGAAAGATGGCTTTGAATCTTTTATCGAGGGAAAAGACTGCCAAGGTTGGTGTAGCTAATAAAAGACTCAAGGCAGCTTGGGATAATCAATATTTGGCTAAAGTTTTAGGTCTTTAAGAACCCGCAATCATCTCTCATTTTTTGGTTGAAATGCTTGTTTGAGCAAGTGGAGAATCAAGCATAATTTTGAGCTGCCAAAATTAGCTTTATACACCTTTTTTTCTCTTATATAAGGGTTATTTAGGCTTATTTCAACTTATCAGATAAGTTGATTTTAATATCTTTATCCTAACTCCTTTTTTATCACGATTAAGATGCGTTCGCCCTAACGTTTTAAGCCAGCAACACTAATAGCCCATTTTTCGCCATGAGGACGATCTAGGACATCATTAAAAGCCATAATCGCATCAATATATTGATTGACTTTCTGGCGAACCTGCATCGAATGTGACTTGCGTCCAGAAACCTCAGATTGTGGTTTTGGGGGAGTTTTTTGAGGTTGCTGTGTTGGTTTACTTGATTGAACCAATGCACTCTGAGAAAGAGGAGAGGACTTAGCTGGCTGTTGAGGAACCTGAGTGGGAGAGATGGAAGAAAGACTATGGTCAAAAACACGAACAAGTTCGCCAATAGCATGAGTTAAATTATCCAAAGAAAGTTGCTGCTGACTCATTTGGTTTAATTGCTGATCCATCTTCTCAAAAAGGATTTGAGTATGAGAAACCTTTGACTCTGATTCAGTAACAGGTTCCCTGTCTTCCGTGGCGAAAACAGGCTCTTGATTCTCTTCCATATCAGTAGCAGTTGTGGAAGGGGAAACAGAGGAAGAAGAGTCTTCAAAACTATCTAATCGTTCGAGCAGAACTTCAGGAGAAAGATTGAGGCGCTCAGCAGTATCAATGAGAGATTGAGCAAGATTCAGAACGTAATGATTAGCATTGGCTCGCGTTTGGAGACCAAACCGCTCTTGAATGTGAGCCAGGGCAGAGCGATCGCTTTGTGTGACAGTAATTTTGACGAGCCGACCGAGATTTTCAGTAGTAGTAGTCTTTTGGGGTTGAGGAGCAAAAGCCTTAAGAATCTCAACTCCATCTTCATCGAGACGAATACCCAAACGACCGTCAACATTACCATGACCGTCGCTAATTTTATAATCCCAGTAATGACGAGAAGAAGCCATGTCGGTTTGTTTAGTGGGATTCTTCTCGTCGAGAATCTTAAAA is a genomic window of Pleurocapsa sp. PCC 7319 containing:
- a CDS encoding ISAs1 family transposase; this encodes MKLKPKITLLDHFTNLTDPRIDRTKDHKLIDILAIAICGMLCGADNWVAMEQYGNAKEEWLQQFLELPNGIPSHDTISRVFARIDPKEFEQCFRDWVKSISELIPGEIISIDGKTAKHSGSKSKGKKAIHIVNAWATEQRLVLGQTKVKNKSNEITAIPELIEVLELCGCLVTIDAMGTQTKIAKLIQDNGADYCLALKENQPNLFQEVVNLFDQAEESDWSEVEHDFHRTIEKGHGRTEIRRHWTMPVTELFFDESKWSGLQSIGLIESVRKVDGETTTNRRYYLNSFSSNAQVLAHAVRSHWGVENNVHWVLDVAFKEDDSPVHSDHAPENLSQLRKMALNLLSREKTAKVGVANKRLKAAWDNQYLAKVLGL
- a CDS encoding protelomerase family protein; its protein translation is MDLLQSHTWSDLAAGLAVVTGRRVSEVLQSASFQLVSQFSVLFVGAAKRRHESLPLEFEIPTLVEAPLVLDAISRLRSLLDTQGLTNRQINDKYEPIVARACDRHFRDLVPTRDGKNNLYSHLFRAVYATIATHWFCPPSVSDLEFRAYIQGHFKILDEKNPTKQTDMASSRHYWDYKISDGHGNVDGRLGIRLDEDGVEILKAFAPQPQKTTTTENLGRLVKITVTQSDRSALAHIQERFGLQTRANANHYVLNLAQSLIDTAERLNLSPEVLLERLDSFEDSSSSVSPSTTATDMEENQEPVFATEDREPVTESESKVSHTQILFEKMDQQLNQMSQQQLSLDNLTHAIGELVRVFDHSLSSISPTQVPQQPAKSSPLSQSALVQSSKPTQQPQKTPPKPQSEVSGRKSHSMQVRQKVNQYIDAIMAFNDVLDRPHGEKWAISVAGLKR